The Kineothrix sp. IPX-CK genomic interval TCGCATACTGCAAGGAGCTGGAGACAGTGGCGATTCCGCAGATCGATGCGCTGAAAGGCATAGGAAAGTGTGCTTTTATGCACTGCGAGACCTTGGATTATTTTCTGTTTCCTAACCAAATCGAGAGGATTCCTATGCGGACTTTTTACGGCTGCCGGAATTTAAAGCTCGTCAAGATTCCTAAGAAAGTGCTTTCCATTAACCATCAGGCTTTTGCGAAATGTAGCTCGCTTACCAATGCAATTATAATGTCAGGAGATACCTCTATCTCGCCTACGGCCTTCGACAGGCATACGCAGGTGCGGATTCCCGAAATCGAAGGGAACGAGGCTGCTTCTGCCGGCTAAAGGATGTTATCAATGGGTTCACAAGTGAAGAAAAATTATATATATAATGTAATATACAGGCTTTCCATCTGCATTCTGCCGTTGGTTGTCACTCCTTATGTGGCACGTGTGCTGGGAGCGGAGCAGGTGGGGCTTTATGCCTTTTCCAGTACGGTGGCCTGCTATTTTATTATGTTCGGCAAGATGGGGCTGGATAATTATGGAAACCGGAGTATTGCATCCTGCAGGGATGATATAGAGAAGAGAAGCAGAGTGTTTTGGGGAATCTATACCATGCAGGTGTTTACCTCCATTATTTCCATTCTCATTTTTATCCTTCTCATCGTGACTGTTTTTAAAGCGGATAGTGTTGTGTATTGGATGCAGCTTATGTATGTGGGATCCATACTCTTTGACGTCAGCTGGTTCTTTTACGGCATGGAGCGGTTTCGTATTACGATGATTCGGAGTTTGATTTCCAGAACGCTCATTATTGCAGGTGTTTTTATATTCGTGCATTCGGAAAAGGATTTGTGGGTCTATACCTGCGTGATGAGTGCCTGCTTTTTGCTGGAGCAGATCCAGCTCGTTCCGTTTTTATTCCGGCAGATAAAATGGGTGCGCCTGAAGAAGGAGGATATCGTCTGCCATATCGTACCGAACTTAAAGCTGTTCGTCCCCTTATTAGCCCTTAGCAGCTACCATTGGATGGACAAAATCATGCTGGGTGTTATGACGAAAAGTACGGCCATCGTAGCGTTTTATACTTATGCAGAGAATATCATCAATCTGCCGAAGGGGATAATGTCCGCGCTGGATACTGTAATGCTTCCGAGAATTTCCAATCTGGTGGCGAACGAGCGGATCGAGGAGGGTCTACGGAAGATGAGGAATGCCATCCGGTTTAACAGCTTCGTGAGCTGTGCGCTGTGCTTCGGAATCGCCGGAGTCTCCCCGGTATTCATTCCGTGGTTTTTCGGAGAAGAGTATGTGCCGGCAATCGTGCTGACGATGGAGCTTGCGATGGTCATGATACCGATGAGTCTGGCCGAGATGGTGCAGACCCAATATTTGATTCCGTTCAAGCGGGAAAATATTTATATCCGTTCGGTAACGCTGGGAGCGGTTACAGATATCGTTCTCAACCTGCTGCTGATTCCGCCTTACGGTGCTTCCGGCGCGGTGATTGGAACCTTATGTGCAGAGATATTGGTCTGTGTTTACCAGATGCACTATATTAAGGATGTCTATCGACTCAGCCAGCTCATTAAGATGCTTTTGCCATTTATGGTCTGCGGAGGAGCCGAGTTTGCGGTGACTTATTCCATGTGCGGATTGAATATAAATCCGTTTTTGCTGCTTCCCATGCAGATTCTTGCGGGAGGTGCGGTATATCTGCTCGGCTGCGGAATCTACGTGATATTTATAAGCAGGGAGTACCGGAATGTGAGGGATATTATTAAAGGAGGGGATGCGGAAGGTGATAGTCGATACTAATGCCTATATATTGTCTATGATACTCGTTTTGCTAAGCTGTGCGGTCAGAGATTTTCTGATTCCGCTTTTCGTATGGAGAAATCATCTTAAGAACAAAAGCTATGCATACCGTTTCTGGTTCTGTGTGATTACGCAAGCCAGCCTTCAGATCAATCTCGTACTTCTTCTTGGCTTTTTGGATATATGCAACAGGGGAACGGTAATCGGCTGCAATATTGTCATTTATCTTCTGATTCTCTGGAACTTTTCCGACAAAAAGTTTTTTCGACGCATTAAGGAATGGTCTGACTCTTTCTGGGAGGCATATAGAAATAACAGACTGCTCATCTACCTTCTGCATGAGATCGCGGGATGGTGGAAGAAACTTATAAGAATGATAGGCGGCTGGATGGTTTGGCGCTATATGCTGAGGCACTGGCTGGAAACTCTTCTTATGGCAGGATTGATCGTATATAATATATGGTTCCTGACGCACAATGTTATGCTTTATCATTGCTATCAATTCTCCGATATACCGGTACATCAGTCTTGGATTTACGAGCTGGAGCAGGGGAACTTGTTTTCTGATGGAATATATCCTTTCGGAATGCATGCCATGACATACATCATACGCGTGCTGTTTGGACTGAATCTGCGCGAAATACTGCTCTACGCAGGAGCCTACCAGACGGTTCTGCTCTTCGTCGGGCTGTTTCTTCTGGCGAAAGAAATCTTCCATGGGAAATACACGCCGGTTACGGTAGTTGTGATTATCAGCTTTATGCTGAATCAAGGCCGTTATGCTGCTTCTCTTCCGCAGGAGGCGGGGATGTATGCGGTAGTAGGGATCGCTTATTTCATGATCAGGTATTTGCACGAGGATAGGAAGAAGTTCGTAATTGAAGGGGATTCCCGCCTTCGCAGAATATTCCGTGCAGGTTCCTATATTAATCGAAGGTATATCCGGTCGGAGGAGATTCTCCTAATGCTCTGCGTAGGTTTGGTCATCGCATACCATTTTTACACGGCGATTGCGGCGATTTTCCTCGTGGCGGCGATAGGCATCGGCTATATTCCCAGGATATTTAAAAAGCAATATTTTATTCCCTTATTATTTTGCGGCATTATGGGGGCGTTCATCGCGGTTCTTCCCATGGGAGCTTGTCTGGCGAAGGGAATCCCGTTTCAGGAATCCATGGCCTGGGCTACCAGTGTTATGACCGGAGAGGAATGGGTGGGAAGCGACCCTGATTACCAGTCGGAGCTGGCGGAAGCATTGGATAGGGATGACATAGGCGGTTCCCTGGATACTGATGAGGAGGCGGAGGAGGAAATAGAAAAGGTCAGGGTAGATTATTCTGTCATGACACCGGTAGAAATTCTCCGGTTTTATTTCAATGCGCTGATCAACTTCGGTATTCTTGCAATGTTCGGGTATGATGCGATTCGGCTTATGTTTATTTGTATGCTCTTTGGTGCTGTCTGTGCGGTACTCTTAATGCTGTATGGCAGGACGAGATGTTATGGGCACGATTATATGGCGATGATCATTAACATGATTATCCTCTGTACATTGGGAGCGGCACAGCAGTTAGGGCTGATGGAACTGATCGCGGCGGCGAGAGCCTCTACCTTTGCCGAGCCCTTCATCGGCTTCATCTACATGCTGCCTGTGGATTTTGCATTCCGTGTTTTGGGGGGGTGGAAGAATAAGTATTACCGGGCCGTTTTAAATGCGCTTTCGGCAGCAGTCTGCATAGGGGCTGCTTATATGATCGTTACCTTAGGCTGGTACCATTCCTTCTTCGATGTCAATCAGGCGTATTATAACGAGTCGGAATACCTGCTTAGGAACATAAAGAAGTCCTATGAAAAGAATACCTTTACCATCGTATCGCCCACGGACGAATATTATGATGTGCTAGATTACGGCAGGCATACCCAGCTTTCGGAATTTATCAATATGGTAAATAAGAATCAGGAAGCCTTTACCTTTCCTACGGAATATGTTTTCTTCTTCATAGAAAAAAAGGTTTTACAGGACTATTTCTATGGACCGGTAAATGTAGATTTGAAATATGCGGCGATGGACTTCGTTTATTTCGCCAATACGCAGGATTATTATTTCGAAAGGGCGACGATAGAGTCCCAGGCATATTATTGGGCGCTGAAATTTAAACAGATGTATCCCCGAAACTTCAAGGTCTATTACGAAGATGATATTTATATCGCTTATATCATGAAACAGAATCCTTACAGTCCTTATGACCTGCAAGTAGATTATTTGGCGGATTATGAGAATGTGATAGAAGAGAATGGGTGGTAAATATGACAGATGAAAAAAAACTAAGCGTCGCATATGCGGCTGATGATAACTATGCAAAATATCTGGGCATTTCCATGCTGTCCTTATTTCGCTCGAACGAGGGCTTCGAGGAGATAGAAGTTTTTGTACTGGATTGCGGAATATTAGAGGAGAATAAGAATAAGCTCGAATCCATCGCAAGGCAGTATTGCAGAACGATTGGATTCATTTCCATGGAAAGGGCGGTGTCCAGTCTGGATCTGCACATGGGAGCCAGGAAAATATCCATCGCCTCCTATGCAAGGCTGTTTCTTGCGTCGATTCTGCCAAAGAGTTGTACGAGGGTGCTGTATTTAGATTGCGACACTATCGTGCGGGGTAAGATAGATGAACTTTGGAATGCTGACTTAGAGGGATATCTGGTGGCAGGTGTGAGGGATACGGTAGACAGCTTTTTCCTGAAAAAAATCGGGCTGGATAAGGAGGAATACTATGTGAATGCCGGAATCCTGCTGATCGATCTGGAGGGTTGGAGAAGCGAAGGACTGGAACAGCGGTTCACAGAGTTCATCCGGCAGTTTGACGGCAATGTGCCCCATCATGATCAGGGTACCATTAACGGTGTATGCAGAAAGCGAAAGCTGGCAGTGAAGCCTGGATTTAACGCGACCTCCAACATTTATTCCTTTTCTGCGAAGACGATACGCCGCATTTATTTCATGGAGAGTTTTTATTCTCAGGAAGAACTTGACGAGGCGAAGAGCAATCCGGCGATCCTTCATTTTACTACAGGCCTTGTAGGCAGGCCGTGGGAAGAGAACTGCACCCATCCGATGAAGGAGGAATATTTTAAAGCGGCAGCAATCTCTCCGTGGAAGGAGGATCCGCTTCTGCCGGATGGCAGAAAGCCCTCGGTAAAAGCGTTTTCTTGGTTTTACCGCCATATGCCGCTGGTTCTCTCGGAAGCGGCATACAGGTCTGTCTGCTGGCTGTCACATATTAGAGAATAAACATGAATATGTAATTATTAAATTTTTATAACATATTTTGCAAACCGATGACCAAAAAACGTATATATGTTATAATGTAAAAGCTCTGGAGGATGTATACATGTATGCCAATGGGGCAGAATAGATGAAGGAACGAACATAAAAACACGAACAGAAATATAGGAGGATGTTTAGGTATGATAAAAGCAGAAATATTAAAAAAAGAAATTTTGTCACAGTACAAAAGTGTGCGGCAATTTGCAATCGAGATGCAGATTCCTTATAGTACTTTAGTTACGGCTCTTGATAGAGGAATCGAAGGAATGGCATATGGAACAGTAATTAAGATGTGCGATAAGCTGAATCTTAATCCGGTAGATTTTTCCTCCCTTGAAAAAGGGGCGGTGCTCGGCGAGAAGATTCTGGAGAACCGTGTCATGCAGTATTATGTGAAGCTGAATAAGACGGGACGTAAGAAGGTTCTTGAACTAATGGAGGACTACGTACAATTAGAAAAATATCAGATGAAAGAGTAAAAAGGCTGCAGTTTGCCTATGAGGAAATTTCATGTATTACGATTACTTGGTAGTGGGTGCCGGTCTATTCGGGGCCGTATTTGCCTGCGAGATGAAAAAGCATGGAAAAACGTGTTTGGTCATCGATAAGAGGGAGCATATTGCGGGAAATATTTATACAGAAAAGGTGCTTGGAATTAACGTTCACAAATATGGAGCACATATTTTCCATACTTCCGATAAAAGAATATGGGATTATGTAAACCAGTATGCCCAATTTAACAGATTTGTGAATTCTCCGGTGGCGATATACAAGAATGAATTATATAACCTGCCGTTTAACATGAATACGTTCAGCAAGATGTGGGGGGTGCGGACCCCGGCGCAGGCTAAGGAGAAAATAGAATCCCAGATTGCCGGCCTGAATATCGGGCAGCCTTCGAATCTGGAGGAGCAAGCCTTATCCCTGGTAGGACGAGATGTGTATGAAAAGCTGATCAAAGGTTATACCGAGAAGCAATGGGGTAAGGACTGCAAGGATCTGCCGGCATTTATTATCAAAAGACTTCCTCTCAGATTTACCTTCGACAACAACTATTTTAATGATTTATATCAGGGAATTCCTGTGGGCGGATATACGTCGATTGTGGAAAAGCTTCTTGAGGGAATCGACGTGCGTACCGGTACGCAGTATAGGGCATTTTTGAAAGAAAATGAGCTGTCAAAGGCAGTTTCCTTCGGAAAGGTGCTTTATACCGGCATGATCGATGAGTATTATGATTATCGTCTGGGCACTTTGGAATACCGTTCCCTGTGTTTTGAAGAGGAGCTGCTTTCCGAATGCGATAATTATCAGGGAAATGCGGTAGTTAACTATACAGAGCGGGAAATTCCGTATACGAGGATCATCGAGCACAAGCATTTCGAGTTCGGTACTCAGCAAGGAACGGTCATTACGAGAGAGTATCCGGCTGAGTGGAAACCCCAGGACGAACCCTATTATCCGGTGAACGATGCGAGAAACGACGAGTTGTTCAAACAATATGAAGAGCTGGCGCATCAGGAGGAAAACGTATTGTTCGGCGGCCGCCTGGGACAGTATAAGTATTATGATATGGATAAGGTAATTGCTCAGGCTCTCGCTATGGCGGAGGAACAACTGTGAAGCAGAAGGGTCTGAATGTGGAATTAGAAATAAAGTTAAAAAGGATAATTATCGGAAGAAACGCTCCGGTAATTATTTTTTTTGAACATAAGAACAATGTACTGTTATTGCTTTCGCAGGGGCTGCGTGGACTGCCCTTGTATCAGAATAGGGAGTGTCGTATAGCTTTGTACAAATAAAGAAGGGTTTTTTAATTTTCTCAGCATAATGTCTCCCGCTTGTATTCCCATGTCGTAAACGTTAATATCAATGACGGTAGGCTTGGGAAAGATAATGTTGGAATAAGGATAAACGTCAAAAAGAAGCAGCGCAATTTCATCGGGTATTTTTAACGATAGGTTTTCTATGGCTTTTACAACGCCGAGAGCAATCGTATTATTTTCACAGACTATCGCACGGGGAGGGCGGCGGTCTGTCAGCATGGAATAGGCGGCTTCATAGCTTTCGGTTATGGAGGAGTCGGTATATCCTATATGAGAAGCGGGGATATAATATCCGTAATCATACATGCCTCCCACGAATCCCTTTAGCCGCTGCGTGGATATGTAGTCGGTCTTTTTCCCGCCGATAAAAGCCACGCTGCTGTATTCGCATAAAAGCATATGCCTTGCCGCAAACTGACCAGCCAGAGCATGGTTGGGATCTATCCAGCAAAGGTTGCTTTCGAATCCGGGATGACCAATAATAATATGTGGGTAATCCTGTTCTGTAATTAGCTTGGAAAGGTCTTTCGTTACGGCGGAACCGTGAATAATCAAACCGTCGGAATATTTCCCGTCAATGACATTGTGCACGCTTTCGCCGGGGAAAGCCTCGTCGGAGGTATCTACAAGCGTTAAGGTATAGCCATGCTTTGTCAGTTCCTTATGCACGCCGCACATAATATCGAACATATGGGGATTGCGGTACGCTTCATCCTTGCCGAGGGATGTAAGATATACAATATTTCTGGTGGATTTTCTGGCAAAGCTGACAGCACGTGCATTGGGAGTATAGTTTAATTTTATAATGGCAGCATTAACACGGGCGGTTGTATCGGATGAAATCGTGGTCCAATGGTTTAATACCTTGGAGACGGTGGAGGTAGAAACTCCCGCTTCTTTCGCAACATCATGGATAGTGACAGGCATATGAAAGGTGCTCCTTAAAATTATTTACAAATTTAATGTTATAGTATAGCGTTTTCCTAACAAAGTCAAACAAATCATACAAAAGACTATTGTGAATAAGAGAAGAAAATGGTAGAAATAACTTAAACAATTGTTGGAATACATAGTAAACAAAAAATCTTTAGGAAAATTTTCCAAGAAATAAAGAGATATAAGAAGGGAGAAACAAGAATGAAGAAGAAAATTAGTTTGATGTTATGCGGACTGCTTGCTGCGGGAGCGTTATTCGGTTGTGGGAACTCAGCGCAAACAAGCAGCGCAGCGGTTGATAATGAGGCAACTAAGGAAGAGGAAAGTACACAGGGGGTAGAGACGAGCAATTCGGGAGAGCCGGTGGAAATCAGGATATGGCATGACAACGACGAAGCAATTATGAAGACAATCGAAACCAGAGTGAATGACATGCTGGCAGATAAGCTGATTACCGTTAGCTTCGAGAAAAAGAGCGGAATCACAGATCAGCTTAAGTTGTATGGGAACGATGCGGTAAACGGCCCTGATATGTATTTCTTTGCCCATGATCCTCTGGGAACTTTTGTGGAGATGGGTGTTCTTGCACCGATCAAGGATATAACGGATGAAGATTTAACGAAGGATCTGCTGCCTATGTCGGTAGAAGCGGGTACCTATAAAGGGGAACAGTATTTTATGCCTGTTTACTTTGAGACCTTGCTGTTTTTATACAATAAGGAACTTTGGAATGGCGAAGTGCCGGATTCTACAGAGGAGCTCTATGAGTATATGAGTGCGAATACAGATGCAGCAGCTGGAACTTATGCGTTGGTCAATCAACATTCCGGTGCGTACAATGTAGCGCCTTTTATTAACGGATTTGGAGGCTGCATTATAGATAAAGACGGGAATCCGGGATTAAATAAGCAGGAAACAAAGGATGCGATCGAATATAACAAAAAGTTTGCCGCTTTGCAGGCTGACGGAGATTATAATACGGTAACGACATTATTTAATGAGAAGAAGGCGGCGGCAATTATCGGAGGCCCTTGGCTTATCTCGGGAATCAAGGATGCGGGGATAGATTTGGGAATCAAAGCGCTTTCCGATTTCACCCTGCCTAACGGAAAGACTTTGGCACCCTATTCCGGTGTACAGGGAATCAGTGTGCTGAAATATGCGGCAGAGGGTAAAAAAGAAGCAGTAGCAGAGGTCTTGAAAGCGATATCCGCGCCGGAGGTAGGAATTGATCTTGCGAATATTTCTAATTGTGCGCCCGTAAACATTACGGCATACGAGAATGAAGATGTTGCAGGCAATGAAATGATTATGGCCATGAAGGCAACTGCGGAAATGGCACAGCCGATGCCGAATATCCCGCAAATGAACGCAATGTGGGCACCGACAGAAGGCTTGCTTACGGCTGTTAACAAATCCGGAGAGGATGTAAATGAGGCAGCGGAAGAATACCAGAAGCAGGCAGAAACGGCAATTGCAGATATGCAATAGCAATGCGACAGAAAAAGAGACAGAGGATTGCTATGAAGCCGCAAGCTGAATAGTAACAACAGAGGCGAAAATATGAGAAGAAGTAATAAAATGTTACCCTGGATTTACACTTTGCCGGCACTTATATTGGTAGGAATAATAGTTGTATTTCCTATTATTTATACTGGCTACATTTCACTTACCAATATGAATCTGTACCATTGGCTTGATTTTGAGGTCATAGGTTTTTCTAATTATGGAAGGGCCTTGCTAAAGCTGGATTCCGGTTTTTTAAATGCTTTGCTTACAACGATTATATGGACTGTGGTAAATATAGTTCTTCAAGTGGTGCTCGCTTATCTTATTGCATTGGCGCTTAACGCGGAGGGACTTAAGCTCGGACGTCTGTATAAAACGTTTCTCATGTTTCCGTGGGCGATGCCGGCATATGTTTCGATCCTTTTATGGCGAGTAGGAATATATAATACGGAGTTTGGCTTGCTTAATAAGGTTCTTACAGCCGTAGGATTGGAAAAAGTAAACTTTTTATCAACTAATATGCCGGCATTTTTGTCCTGTCTTGCCCTGAATCTATGG includes:
- a CDS encoding glycosyltransferase family 8 protein yields the protein MTDEKKLSVAYAADDNYAKYLGISMLSLFRSNEGFEEIEVFVLDCGILEENKNKLESIARQYCRTIGFISMERAVSSLDLHMGARKISIASYARLFLASILPKSCTRVLYLDCDTIVRGKIDELWNADLEGYLVAGVRDTVDSFFLKKIGLDKEEYYVNAGILLIDLEGWRSEGLEQRFTEFIRQFDGNVPHHDQGTINGVCRKRKLAVKPGFNATSNIYSFSAKTIRRIYFMESFYSQEELDEAKSNPAILHFTTGLVGRPWEENCTHPMKEEYFKAAAISPWKEDPLLPDGRKPSVKAFSWFYRHMPLVLSEAAYRSVCWLSHIRE
- a CDS encoding flippase, which produces MGSQVKKNYIYNVIYRLSICILPLVVTPYVARVLGAEQVGLYAFSSTVACYFIMFGKMGLDNYGNRSIASCRDDIEKRSRVFWGIYTMQVFTSIISILIFILLIVTVFKADSVVYWMQLMYVGSILFDVSWFFYGMERFRITMIRSLISRTLIIAGVFIFVHSEKDLWVYTCVMSACFLLEQIQLVPFLFRQIKWVRLKKEDIVCHIVPNLKLFVPLLALSSYHWMDKIMLGVMTKSTAIVAFYTYAENIINLPKGIMSALDTVMLPRISNLVANERIEEGLRKMRNAIRFNSFVSCALCFGIAGVSPVFIPWFFGEEYVPAIVLTMELAMVMIPMSLAEMVQTQYLIPFKRENIYIRSVTLGAVTDIVLNLLLIPPYGASGAVIGTLCAEILVCVYQMHYIKDVYRLSQLIKMLLPFMVCGGAEFAVTYSMCGLNINPFLLLPMQILAGGAVYLLGCGIYVIFISREYRNVRDIIKGGDAEGDSRY
- a CDS encoding sugar ABC transporter permease: MRRSNKMLPWIYTLPALILVGIIVVFPIIYTGYISLTNMNLYHWLDFEVIGFSNYGRALLKLDSGFLNALLTTIIWTVVNIVLQVVLAYLIALALNAEGLKLGRLYKTFLMFPWAMPAYVSILLWRVGIYNTEFGLLNKVLTAVGLEKVNFLSTNMPAFLSCLALNLWMALPFMIMIIDGALQSIDKSYYESAQLDGAGFIAKNIYITVPALKGIIAPAVIMTTFTTFKQFDIIYLLTMQKGALSGASLQTVITYAHQNAFVSNNYGLSSAVSIIIFVLIIGFSLGTNKGLKEED
- a CDS encoding transcriptional regulator, which codes for MIKAEILKKEILSQYKSVRQFAIEMQIPYSTLVTALDRGIEGMAYGTVIKMCDKLNLNPVDFSSLEKGAVLGEKILENRVMQYYVKLNKTGRKKVLELMEDYVQLEKYQMKE
- the glf gene encoding UDP-galactopyranose mutase; amino-acid sequence: MYYDYLVVGAGLFGAVFACEMKKHGKTCLVIDKREHIAGNIYTEKVLGINVHKYGAHIFHTSDKRIWDYVNQYAQFNRFVNSPVAIYKNELYNLPFNMNTFSKMWGVRTPAQAKEKIESQIAGLNIGQPSNLEEQALSLVGRDVYEKLIKGYTEKQWGKDCKDLPAFIIKRLPLRFTFDNNYFNDLYQGIPVGGYTSIVEKLLEGIDVRTGTQYRAFLKENELSKAVSFGKVLYTGMIDEYYDYRLGTLEYRSLCFEEELLSECDNYQGNAVVNYTEREIPYTRIIEHKHFEFGTQQGTVITREYPAEWKPQDEPYYPVNDARNDELFKQYEELAHQEENVLFGGRLGQYKYYDMDKVIAQALAMAEEQL
- a CDS encoding extracellular solute-binding protein, with product MKKKISLMLCGLLAAGALFGCGNSAQTSSAAVDNEATKEEESTQGVETSNSGEPVEIRIWHDNDEAIMKTIETRVNDMLADKLITVSFEKKSGITDQLKLYGNDAVNGPDMYFFAHDPLGTFVEMGVLAPIKDITDEDLTKDLLPMSVEAGTYKGEQYFMPVYFETLLFLYNKELWNGEVPDSTEELYEYMSANTDAAAGTYALVNQHSGAYNVAPFINGFGGCIIDKDGNPGLNKQETKDAIEYNKKFAALQADGDYNTVTTLFNEKKAAAIIGGPWLISGIKDAGIDLGIKALSDFTLPNGKTLAPYSGVQGISVLKYAAEGKKEAVAEVLKAISAPEVGIDLANISNCAPVNITAYENEDVAGNEMIMAMKATAEMAQPMPNIPQMNAMWAPTEGLLTAVNKSGEDVNEAAEEYQKQAETAIADMQ
- a CDS encoding LacI family DNA-binding transcriptional regulator, which translates into the protein MPVTIHDVAKEAGVSTSTVSKVLNHWTTISSDTTARVNAAIIKLNYTPNARAVSFARKSTRNIVYLTSLGKDEAYRNPHMFDIMCGVHKELTKHGYTLTLVDTSDEAFPGESVHNVIDGKYSDGLIIHGSAVTKDLSKLITEQDYPHIIIGHPGFESNLCWIDPNHALAGQFAARHMLLCEYSSVAFIGGKKTDYISTQRLKGFVGGMYDYGYYIPASHIGYTDSSITESYEAAYSMLTDRRPPRAIVCENNTIALGVVKAIENLSLKIPDEIALLLFDVYPYSNIIFPKPTVIDINVYDMGIQAGDIMLRKLKNPSLFVQSYTTLPILIQGQSTQPLRKQ